In the Acidovorax sp. A79 genome, one interval contains:
- a CDS encoding pseudouridine synthase, with protein MSSSSSRPPAGPAAAPAPDAGGPSAPAPRPVLRRPVIEAKAAKAAPARPAPPPRPSRAPAPPTYRTASGGFVAPVRQAPPPAARTVAPNGLVSSRLNKRMAELGMCSRREADDWIAQGWVKVNGEVAEMGVQVLPIDRIEVDKVAQGFQEQRVTILLHKPMGYVSGQAEDGHTPAVALINPRTHWRDDPSRNRFSPPQLRGLAPAGRLDIDSVGLLVLTQDGRVARQLIGEDSTVDKEYLVRVQYGDVATDVQSAFPREQLARLCHGLALDGQPLKHAQVDWQNPEQLRFVLTEGKKRQIRRMCELVGLKVVGLKRIRIGRVTLGNLPVGQWRYLSPGERF; from the coding sequence ATGTCCTCTTCCAGTTCCCGTCCGCCCGCCGGCCCCGCAGCGGCTCCCGCCCCGGATGCCGGCGGCCCGTCCGCACCCGCGCCGCGCCCCGTGCTTCGCCGTCCCGTCATCGAAGCCAAGGCGGCCAAGGCAGCGCCCGCCCGTCCCGCGCCGCCGCCCCGGCCCTCCCGCGCGCCCGCACCGCCCACCTACCGCACGGCGTCGGGTGGCTTTGTCGCGCCGGTGCGGCAGGCACCCCCGCCTGCCGCACGCACCGTGGCACCTAACGGCCTGGTCAGCTCCCGCCTGAACAAGCGCATGGCCGAGCTGGGCATGTGCTCCCGGCGCGAGGCGGATGACTGGATCGCCCAGGGCTGGGTCAAGGTCAATGGCGAGGTCGCGGAGATGGGCGTGCAGGTGCTGCCCATCGACCGCATCGAGGTCGACAAGGTCGCCCAGGGGTTCCAGGAGCAGCGCGTCACCATCCTGCTGCACAAGCCCATGGGCTATGTGAGCGGGCAGGCCGAGGACGGCCACACGCCCGCCGTGGCGTTGATCAACCCCCGCACGCACTGGCGCGACGACCCCAGCCGCAACCGGTTCTCGCCGCCGCAGCTGCGTGGCCTGGCGCCGGCCGGGCGGCTGGACATCGATTCGGTGGGCCTGCTCGTTCTCACCCAGGATGGCCGCGTGGCGCGCCAGCTCATCGGCGAGGACTCCACGGTGGACAAGGAGTACCTCGTGCGCGTGCAGTACGGCGATGTCGCCACCGACGTGCAGTCGGCCTTCCCGCGCGAACAGCTCGCGCGGCTGTGCCACGGCCTGGCGCTCGACGGCCAGCCGCTCAAGCACGCCCAGGTCGACTGGCAGAACCCCGAGCAGCTGCGCTTCGTGCTCACCGAAGGCAAGAAGCGCCAGATCCGCCGCATGTGCGAGCTGGTGGGGCTCAAGGTGGTGGGGCTCAAGCGCATTCGCATCGGCCGCGTCACCCTGGGCAACCTGCCGGTCGGGCAGTGGCGCTACCTTTCTCCCGGCGAACGGTTCTGA
- a CDS encoding bifunctional diguanylate cyclase/phosphodiesterase, producing the protein MQLRLLRRSLILRLVGLSLLLLLIVQAAGFAVVRATIERNARAQIAQALDLDENVWRRLLEQNADKLRQGSALLAADYGFRSAVNSGDEETIQSVLENHGSRIGAAVTALLGTDLTLRAVSLSGSMEAFPATLRELVPPLAAQAQGSQIAVMDGVPYQFVMVPLRAPVVIGWVLMGFPIHQPLADEMRQLLSVHVALVVQGADGSVQVPVSTLPPGPLALLQRQGIASGELQTPEGTLLARTIRLHSVGGEVQALLLRSVDEVLAPYRQLQVLLAIITVAGVLLFAVGTGLVAQRLTTPLRSLLAATQRLSRGEYDVPLAHTARSDEIGNLARSFDHMRVDIGAQQTEIRRLAYWDRLTGLPNRERFREAVVQAIAGAGGVAAGPPQPLAVLTLDLDRFKHVNDVLGYAFGDRLLQAVAERLRQQVPLPGHMVARLGGNEFAVLLQGADAAAAHDTALRITRSFEEPLAFEDQTVDLSAGIGIACWPGDADDADTLLSRSEIAMYAAKRKLSGALQYDASFDSASTQTLSLLTELRRAVEHRELRLYLQPKVALRGQPGLAAEALVRWQHPQRGLVPPMQFIPFAEQTGFVRQLTLWMFEEVARLLADPRTRGLPLRVSVNLSTRDLLDPELSARLADILVRHGVSASAFCLEITESAIMDDPQRAEAMLNRLSQQGFKLSIDDFGTGYSSLAYLKRLPVDELKIDKSFVMGMAAGEDDAMIVRSTIDLAHNLGLSVVAEGVETADILERLRSLACDEAQGYHIARPLPVDDFLAWQARQG; encoded by the coding sequence ATGCAGCTGCGCCTGCTGCGGCGCAGCCTGATCCTGCGGCTGGTGGGACTCTCGCTGCTGCTGCTGCTCATCGTGCAGGCGGCGGGTTTTGCGGTGGTGCGCGCCACCATCGAGCGCAATGCGCGCGCCCAGATCGCCCAGGCCCTGGACCTGGACGAGAACGTCTGGCGCCGGCTCCTCGAGCAGAACGCCGACAAGCTGCGCCAGGGCTCGGCCCTGCTCGCGGCCGACTACGGCTTTCGCTCCGCCGTGAATTCGGGCGACGAGGAAACCATCCAGTCCGTGCTGGAGAACCACGGCAGTCGCATCGGCGCCGCCGTGACGGCGCTGCTGGGCACCGACCTCACGCTGCGCGCGGTCAGCCTGTCGGGCAGCATGGAGGCGTTTCCGGCCACCCTGCGCGAACTGGTACCGCCGCTGGCCGCGCAGGCCCAGGGCAGCCAGATCGCGGTGATGGACGGCGTGCCCTACCAGTTCGTGATGGTGCCGCTGCGCGCACCGGTGGTCATCGGCTGGGTGCTGATGGGCTTTCCCATCCACCAGCCGCTGGCCGACGAGATGCGGCAATTGCTGTCGGTGCATGTGGCGCTGGTCGTCCAGGGCGCGGACGGCTCGGTCCAGGTGCCCGTGAGCACGCTGCCGCCCGGCCCGCTGGCGCTGCTGCAGCGCCAGGGCATTGCTTCGGGTGAACTGCAGACGCCGGAAGGCACCTTGCTGGCGCGCACCATCCGCCTGCACAGCGTGGGCGGCGAGGTGCAGGCGCTGCTGCTGCGCTCGGTGGACGAGGTGCTCGCGCCCTACCGCCAGCTGCAGGTGCTGCTGGCCATCATCACCGTCGCCGGCGTGCTGCTGTTCGCGGTGGGCACGGGGCTGGTGGCGCAGCGCCTGACCACGCCGCTGCGCTCGCTGCTGGCCGCCACGCAGCGCCTCTCGCGCGGCGAGTACGACGTGCCGCTGGCGCACACCGCCCGCAGCGACGAGATCGGCAACCTCGCGCGCTCGTTCGACCATATGCGCGTGGACATCGGCGCGCAGCAAACGGAAATCCGCCGCCTGGCCTACTGGGACCGGCTCACCGGACTGCCCAACCGGGAGCGCTTTCGCGAAGCGGTGGTGCAGGCGATCGCGGGCGCGGGCGGCGTGGCGGCAGGGCCACCGCAGCCGCTGGCCGTGCTCACGCTCGACCTGGACCGCTTCAAGCATGTGAACGACGTGCTCGGCTATGCCTTCGGCGACCGCCTGCTGCAGGCCGTGGCCGAGCGCCTGCGCCAGCAGGTGCCGTTGCCCGGCCACATGGTGGCACGCCTGGGCGGCAACGAATTCGCCGTGCTGCTGCAGGGCGCCGATGCGGCCGCCGCCCACGACACCGCGCTGCGCATCACGCGCTCGTTCGAGGAGCCCCTGGCCTTCGAGGACCAGACGGTGGACCTGAGCGCCGGGATCGGCATTGCCTGCTGGCCAGGCGACGCGGACGATGCCGACACGCTGCTCAGCCGTTCCGAGATCGCCATGTACGCCGCCAAGCGCAAGCTCAGCGGGGCGCTGCAGTACGACGCGTCGTTCGATTCGGCCAGCACGCAGACCCTGTCCCTGCTGACCGAACTGCGCCGCGCCGTCGAACACCGCGAACTGCGCCTGTACCTGCAGCCCAAGGTGGCGCTGCGCGGCCAGCCCGGCCTGGCCGCCGAGGCCCTGGTGCGCTGGCAGCATCCGCAGCGCGGCCTGGTGCCGCCCATGCAGTTCATCCCGTTCGCCGAGCAGACGGGCTTTGTGCGCCAGCTCACGCTGTGGATGTTCGAGGAGGTCGCGCGCCTGCTGGCCGACCCGCGCACCCGGGGCCTGCCGCTCAGGGTCTCGGTCAACCTGTCCACGCGCGACCTGCTGGACCCGGAGCTCAGCGCGCGGCTGGCCGACATCCTGGTGCGCCATGGCGTGTCCGCCAGCGCCTTCTGCCTGGAGATCACCGAAAGCGCCATCATGGACGACCCCCAGCGCGCCGAGGCCATGCTCAACCGCCTGTCCCAGCAGGGCTTCAAGCTCTCCATCGACGATTTCGGCACGGGGTACTCCTCGCTGGCCTACCTCAAGCGCCTGCCGGTGGACGAGCTCAAGATCGACAAATCGTTCGTGATGGGCATGGCGGCGGGCGAGGACGACGCGATGATCGTGCGCTCGACCATCGACCTGGCGCACAACCTGGGGCTCAGCGTGGTGGCCGAGGGCGTGGAAACCGCGGACATCCTGGAGCGGCTGCGCTCACTGGCGTGCGACGAGGCGCAGGGCTACCACATCGCACGGCCCCTGCCCGTCGATGATTTCCTGGCCTGGCAGGCGCGCCAGGGGTAA
- a CDS encoding glycosyl hydrolase family 18 protein, whose product MPHLPAARERAARSWRIRSRHAGTLLRLLAASWMLAGGSAMAQASCAPGQWLAEYFPNTGLSGAPVLTRCEEGPIDRYWMTDSPDPRLPVDGFSARWTASVPFAAGTARFVTFTDDGVRVFVNGQRVIDNWTPHGITMDVAELPLAAGNHTVRMEYFEAGGEGLAQLVIEGGAEPPPPAPPRILSFGADPGTIDAGATSTLAWSTENAATCTASGGWSGDRPVSGTAPASPVVTTTYSLSCSNAQGDATGASTVILVRNSPPPVPPTIASFAATPSRIRPGESARLDWQSQNASGCTASGGWSGARPVQGSEQVSPAASAAYTLECVNSAGQATSALVNVTVDAGNPLPPVGGVTATATQQGVRVGWNPVTKSGKWVNGYYAGWFWNLFPPDAVDMTTMTHFVFGRYAPALGSLPGGQAGDLLEGAGTGHLAHVEDALIAKAHAAGVKAVMMVGGDSDGAGFIAATANPTVRARFIKNILDKAVQKNYDGVDIDWEEKLDTEVGRAQALALLRELRAASALRARYQAPNAPLELSWPGFWVNKNQPDITPWHAQVAELVDQYNLMTYSMAGDWGWKSWHHSPLFGEGDLHPTSIASTVQAYLSAGVPRTKLGIGIGLYGVYYPRPVTGPRQDLTGMQGWVDNGDWMNNYQRLVEENAFGQPGAAYRWDDVAKQGYITYSQPWYRGSTPVTYLSFEDERSIAEKGKWVREQGLGGTLVWTINYGYLPQSGTNPQMQAVKKSFIASSAASYRVYRDGVAIATVTDPAYTDTTAPSGSHSYQVSMLDASGNEGPLSAAVVVQVP is encoded by the coding sequence ATGCCCCATCTACCAGCGGCGAGGGAGCGCGCAGCGCGCTCCTGGCGCATCCGGTCCCGCCATGCCGGGACCCTGCTGCGGCTATTGGCCGCCTCCTGGATGCTGGCCGGCGGCAGCGCGATGGCGCAGGCCAGTTGCGCGCCGGGCCAGTGGCTGGCGGAGTACTTTCCCAATACCGGACTGTCCGGCGCACCGGTGCTGACCCGCTGCGAGGAGGGGCCGATCGACCGCTACTGGATGACCGACAGCCCCGACCCCCGGCTGCCGGTGGACGGTTTCTCGGCGCGCTGGACGGCCTCGGTGCCCTTTGCGGCCGGCACCGCCCGGTTCGTGACTTTCACCGACGATGGCGTGCGCGTGTTCGTCAACGGCCAGCGGGTGATCGACAACTGGACCCCGCACGGCATCACGATGGACGTGGCCGAACTGCCCCTGGCGGCCGGCAACCATACGGTGCGCATGGAGTATTTCGAGGCCGGCGGAGAAGGCCTGGCCCAGCTCGTCATCGAAGGCGGGGCCGAGCCGCCGCCGCCCGCGCCGCCACGCATCCTGTCGTTCGGGGCGGACCCGGGCACCATTGACGCTGGCGCCACGAGCACCCTGGCGTGGAGCACCGAGAACGCCGCCACGTGCACGGCATCCGGCGGCTGGAGCGGCGACCGCCCCGTCAGCGGCACCGCCCCCGCCAGCCCGGTGGTGACGACCACCTACAGCCTGAGCTGCAGCAACGCGCAGGGAGATGCCACCGGGGCCTCCACGGTGATCCTCGTGCGCAACAGCCCGCCGCCGGTGCCCCCCACCATCGCCAGCTTCGCCGCGACGCCCAGCCGCATCCGGCCGGGAGAAAGCGCGCGCCTGGACTGGCAGTCGCAGAACGCCTCCGGCTGCACCGCCTCGGGTGGCTGGAGCGGTGCGCGCCCGGTGCAGGGCAGCGAGCAGGTCAGTCCTGCCGCCAGCGCCGCCTACACGCTGGAGTGCGTCAACAGCGCGGGCCAGGCCACCAGCGCGCTCGTCAACGTGACGGTGGACGCAGGCAACCCGCTGCCCCCGGTGGGCGGCGTCACCGCCACGGCCACCCAGCAGGGCGTGCGTGTTGGCTGGAACCCCGTGACCAAGAGCGGCAAGTGGGTCAATGGCTACTACGCGGGCTGGTTCTGGAACCTGTTCCCGCCGGACGCCGTGGACATGACCACCATGACCCATTTCGTGTTCGGCCGCTATGCGCCCGCGCTGGGCTCGCTGCCCGGCGGACAGGCGGGCGATCTGCTGGAGGGCGCCGGAACGGGTCACCTGGCCCATGTGGAGGATGCGCTGATCGCCAAGGCCCATGCGGCGGGCGTCAAGGCGGTGATGATGGTGGGCGGGGACAGCGATGGCGCGGGGTTCATCGCCGCCACGGCGAACCCCACGGTGCGCGCACGCTTCATCAAGAACATTCTCGACAAGGCGGTGCAGAAAAACTACGACGGCGTGGACATCGACTGGGAAGAAAAGCTGGACACCGAGGTCGGCCGCGCCCAGGCCCTGGCGCTGCTGCGCGAGCTGCGCGCCGCCTCGGCGCTGCGTGCCCGCTACCAGGCGCCGAACGCGCCGCTGGAACTGAGCTGGCCCGGCTTCTGGGTGAACAAGAACCAGCCGGACATCACGCCCTGGCACGCCCAGGTGGCCGAGCTGGTGGACCAGTACAACCTGATGACCTACAGCATGGCGGGCGACTGGGGCTGGAAGTCGTGGCACCACTCCCCCCTGTTCGGCGAGGGCGACCTGCACCCCACGTCCATCGCCTCCACGGTGCAGGCCTACCTGAGCGCGGGCGTACCGCGCACCAAGCTGGGCATTGGCATCGGGCTCTACGGCGTGTACTACCCCCGTCCGGTGACGGGGCCGCGCCAGGACCTCACGGGCATGCAGGGCTGGGTGGACAACGGCGACTGGATGAACAACTACCAGCGCCTGGTGGAGGAAAACGCCTTCGGGCAGCCCGGCGCCGCATATCGCTGGGACGACGTGGCCAAGCAGGGGTACATCACGTACTCGCAGCCCTGGTACCGGGGCTCCACGCCGGTCACCTACCTGAGCTTCGAGGATGAGCGCTCCATCGCCGAGAAGGGCAAATGGGTGCGCGAGCAGGGCCTGGGCGGCACGCTGGTGTGGACCATCAACTACGGCTATCTGCCGCAGTCCGGCACCAACCCGCAGATGCAGGCGGTCAAGAAGTCCTTCATTGCAAGCAGTGCCGCCAGCTACCGGGTGTACCGCGACGGCGTGGCGATCGCCACGGTCACCGATCCGGCCTACACCGACACCACCGCGCCCAGCGGCAGCCACAGCTACCAGGTCAGCATGCTGGATGCGTCCGGCAACGAAGGCCCCCTGTCCGCCGCGGTGGTGGTTCAGGTGCCCTGA
- a CDS encoding Crp/Fnr family transcriptional regulator, whose amino-acid sequence MNQDLSLHQRRRPPTVDELGGIPWLSLLLPAERERAVASLLVGDANAGDYVCRVGRPVTYWFGVVEGLLKMSSDNAQGQTMTYAGLPPGGWFGEGTALKREPYRYNIQALRKSVVAGLPIDSFHWLLDHSIGFNRFVMNQLNERLGQFIAAREIDRLNNPDVRVARSLASLFNPVLYPGVGEVLRITQQELAYLVGLSRQRVNEALAALEAQGAIRVEYGGLRVLDLLALRSSIFPLQQGV is encoded by the coding sequence ATGAACCAGGATCTTTCGCTCCACCAGCGGCGCCGGCCGCCCACGGTGGACGAGCTCGGCGGCATACCCTGGCTGAGCCTGCTGCTGCCCGCCGAGCGCGAGCGGGCCGTGGCGTCGCTGCTGGTGGGGGACGCCAACGCGGGCGACTACGTCTGCCGGGTGGGGCGGCCGGTGACCTACTGGTTTGGCGTGGTGGAGGGCCTGCTCAAGATGAGCAGCGACAACGCGCAGGGGCAGACCATGACCTACGCCGGCCTGCCGCCCGGGGGCTGGTTTGGCGAGGGCACGGCCTTGAAGCGCGAACCCTACCGCTACAACATCCAGGCGCTGCGCAAGAGCGTGGTGGCCGGGTTGCCGATCGACAGCTTCCACTGGCTGCTGGACCACTCCATCGGCTTCAACCGCTTCGTGATGAACCAGCTCAACGAGCGGCTGGGCCAGTTCATCGCCGCGCGCGAGATCGACCGCCTGAACAACCCCGACGTGCGCGTGGCCCGCAGCCTGGCATCGCTGTTCAACCCGGTGCTGTACCCCGGCGTGGGGGAGGTGCTGCGCATCACGCAGCAGGAGCTGGCCTATCTGGTGGGCCTGTCGCGCCAGCGCGTGAACGAGGCGCTGGCGGCGCTGGAGGCGCAGGGCGCGATCCGGGTGGAATACGGCGGCCTGCGCGTGCTGGATCTGCTGGCGCTGCGCTCGAGCATCTTCCCGCTGCAGCAGGGCGTTTGA
- a CDS encoding methyl-accepting chemotaxis protein encodes MPAASSLKSLSISSRLGLGFGCMLVLVVAVAAVGQLSVGKVHEQMRQVTGAGASKSKLVNGMLESVSAIGIQSRSAAMLNDIDPKQAHEQIAAISATLKEYGRQETALGELLTPARATPAEIKLLGEVQALGRKARPELDNAIKSADDGDTVSATLALMTRVAPVETAWRAKLRELIELQNSLNADATASAEQTQSNARMVGGLLVLLAIGLGALIAWRITASITAPIGRAVVVAERIARGDLTSQVEVRIQDETGRLLEAIAAMQERLRTLVGEIGQTADSILVASSEVASGNLDLSQRTEQTSHNLQGAATALVDLTGTVSQSADSARQANQLASTASDAATRGGEVVSQVVRTMDTISASSRKIADIISVIDGIAFQTNILALNAAVEAARAGEQGRGFAVVAGEVRSLAGRSANAAREIKALIGASVDQVQEGSTLVNHAGKTIEELVLSVRRVSDIMGEITAATQEQSQRIGHVSHSVGELEEMTQQNAALVEEGAAAADSLKDQAGRLTQMVGTFRLTRDGGGENHWSRGAASPAPVPVPAPPQRASLQPPSRGQQPSLPG; translated from the coding sequence ATGCCGGCCGCTTCATCACTTAAATCCCTGTCGATCTCCAGCCGGCTCGGCCTGGGCTTCGGCTGCATGCTGGTGCTGGTGGTGGCCGTCGCTGCCGTGGGCCAGCTTTCCGTGGGCAAGGTGCATGAGCAGATGCGCCAGGTCACCGGTGCCGGCGCCAGCAAGTCCAAGCTCGTCAACGGCATGCTGGAGAGCGTGAGCGCCATCGGCATCCAGAGCCGCTCGGCGGCCATGCTCAACGATATCGACCCCAAGCAGGCACACGAACAGATCGCTGCCATTTCCGCGACGCTCAAGGAATATGGCCGCCAGGAAACCGCCCTGGGCGAACTCCTCACCCCCGCCCGCGCCACGCCCGCCGAGATCAAGCTGCTGGGCGAGGTGCAGGCGCTGGGCCGCAAGGCGCGCCCCGAGCTCGACAACGCGATCAAATCGGCCGACGACGGCGACACGGTGAGCGCGACCCTGGCGCTGATGACCCGCGTGGCGCCCGTGGAAACCGCGTGGCGCGCCAAGCTGCGCGAACTCATCGAGCTGCAGAACAGCCTCAACGCCGACGCCACGGCCTCGGCCGAGCAGACCCAGAGCAACGCCCGCATGGTGGGCGGCCTGCTGGTGCTGCTGGCCATCGGGCTCGGCGCGCTGATCGCGTGGCGCATCACCGCCAGCATCACCGCCCCCATCGGCCGCGCCGTGGTGGTGGCGGAACGCATCGCGCGCGGCGACCTCACCTCGCAGGTGGAAGTGCGCATCCAGGACGAAACCGGCCGTCTGCTGGAAGCCATCGCCGCCATGCAGGAGCGCCTGCGCACGCTGGTGGGCGAGATCGGCCAGACCGCCGACTCCATCCTCGTGGCCAGTTCGGAAGTCGCCTCGGGCAACCTGGACCTGAGCCAGCGCACCGAGCAGACCTCGCACAATCTGCAGGGCGCGGCCACCGCGCTGGTGGACCTGACCGGCACCGTGTCGCAAAGCGCCGACTCGGCCCGCCAGGCCAACCAGCTCGCGTCCACCGCGTCCGACGCGGCCACGCGCGGGGGCGAGGTGGTGTCGCAGGTCGTGCGCACCATGGACACCATCAGCGCCAGTTCGCGCAAGATCGCCGACATCATCAGCGTGATCGACGGCATCGCCTTCCAGACCAACATCCTGGCCCTCAACGCCGCGGTGGAAGCCGCCCGCGCCGGCGAACAGGGCCGGGGCTTCGCCGTCGTGGCGGGCGAAGTGCGCAGCCTGGCCGGCCGCTCGGCCAATGCCGCGCGCGAGATCAAGGCCCTGATCGGCGCCAGCGTCGATCAGGTGCAGGAGGGCAGCACCCTGGTGAACCACGCGGGCAAGACCATCGAGGAGCTGGTGCTGTCGGTGCGCCGCGTGTCCGACATCATGGGCGAGATCACCGCCGCCACGCAGGAACAGAGCCAGCGCATCGGCCACGTGAGCCATTCGGTGGGCGAACTCGAGGAAATGACACAGCAGAACGCCGCCCTCGTGGAGGAAGGGGCCGCGGCGGCCGACAGCCTCAAGGACCAGGCGGGCCGCCTCACCCAGATGGTGGGCACCTTCCGCCTCACGCGCGACGGCGGCGGCGAGAACCACTGGAGCCGCGGCGCGGCCTCGCCCGCGCCGGTGCCCGTACCGGCGCCCCCGCAGCGCGCCAGCCTGCAGCCCCCTTCGCGCGGCCAGCAACCCTCGCTGCCGGGCTGA
- a CDS encoding DUF4394 domain-containing protein codes for MNPLSLPLACRAAAALVVAALASCATAPAPDQRELVVAVTASHELITFHAGQPERILERRSVTGLAPGERLVGLDFRVARGVLYALSQAGRLYTLDIPTGALRPVGPTPAVLALRGTAFGFDFNPVADRIRVVSNAGQNLRLHPDTGAVVDGDPAVEGVQPDPALRYAWSDTNAGRAPDIAGAAYTYNAQDGKLTTNYAIDRALGVLVTQGSREGATPVVSPNTGQLRTVGPLGLGPLTDVSFDISDVGNTALIAVRTPADGQTRLHLVNLDTGATRALGRVGEGAPLLGMAIEP; via the coding sequence ATGAACCCGCTTTCCCTCCCCCTGGCGTGCCGCGCCGCCGCCGCGCTGGTGGTCGCCGCGCTCGCCAGCTGCGCCACGGCACCCGCGCCGGACCAGCGCGAACTGGTCGTCGCGGTCACGGCATCGCACGAGCTCATCACCTTCCATGCCGGCCAGCCGGAGCGCATCCTGGAGCGCCGCTCCGTGACGGGCCTGGCCCCGGGCGAGCGGCTGGTGGGCCTGGACTTTCGCGTGGCGCGCGGCGTGCTGTATGCGCTCTCGCAGGCGGGGCGGCTGTACACGCTCGACATCCCCACCGGGGCCCTGCGCCCCGTGGGCCCAACGCCGGCCGTCCTGGCCCTGCGGGGGACGGCCTTCGGCTTTGATTTCAACCCCGTGGCCGACCGCATCCGCGTCGTCTCGAACGCGGGCCAGAACCTGCGGCTGCACCCGGACACCGGCGCCGTGGTGGACGGCGACCCGGCCGTCGAGGGCGTGCAGCCCGACCCGGCCCTGCGCTATGCCTGGAGCGACACGAACGCCGGCCGCGCGCCCGACATCGCGGGCGCCGCCTATACCTACAACGCGCAGGACGGCAAGCTCACCACCAACTACGCCATCGACCGTGCGCTCGGCGTGCTGGTGACGCAGGGCTCGCGGGAAGGCGCCACGCCCGTGGTGTCGCCCAACACCGGCCAGCTGCGCACCGTGGGGCCGCTGGGCCTGGGGCCCCTGACCGATGTGTCGTTCGACATCTCGGATGTCGGCAACACCGCGCTGATCGCCGTGCGCACGCCGGCCGACGGCCAGACGCGGCTGCACCTGGTGAACCTGGACACTGGCGCCACCCGTGCGCTGGGCAGGGTGGGCGAGGGCGCGCCCTTGCTGGGCATGGCCATCGAACCATGA
- a CDS encoding methylamine utilization protein, with amino-acid sequence MAGLATAARGATVQVDVLDTAGKPLADAVVFLDSADAARQARPLAGVEMAQEKRRFVPGVLVVPVGTEVRFPNHDSVRHHVYSFSPAKKFELKLYTGTPSNPVLFDRPGVVVLGCNIHDQMVGWILVVDTPHYTRSSAATGRAQLDNVPPGTYTLRAWHTRLPVGAPAQEQALTVPAAGGVAASVRLAGLQP; translated from the coding sequence ATGGCGGGCCTGGCCACGGCGGCGCGGGGTGCCACGGTGCAGGTGGACGTGCTGGACACCGCGGGCAAGCCGCTGGCCGACGCCGTGGTGTTCCTCGACTCGGCCGACGCGGCCCGGCAGGCCCGGCCGCTGGCCGGTGTGGAGATGGCGCAGGAGAAGAGAAGGTTCGTGCCCGGCGTGCTCGTGGTGCCGGTGGGCACCGAGGTGCGCTTCCCCAACCATGACTCGGTGCGCCACCACGTCTATTCGTTCTCGCCCGCCAAGAAATTCGAGCTCAAGCTCTACACCGGTACGCCCTCCAATCCCGTGCTGTTCGACCGGCCGGGCGTGGTGGTGCTCGGCTGCAACATCCACGACCAGATGGTGGGCTGGATCCTGGTGGTGGACACCCCGCACTACACGCGCAGCTCCGCCGCCACGGGCAGGGCGCAGCTCGACAATGTGCCGCCCGGCACCTACACGCTGCGCGCCTGGCACACGCGGCTGCCGGTGGGCGCCCCCGCGCAGGAGCAGGCGCTGACGGTGCCCGCCGCCGGCGGCGTCGCCGCGTCGGTGCGTTTGGCGGGGTTGCAGCCTTGA
- a CDS encoding ABC transporter substrate-binding protein — protein sequence MPDNHPPAGLARPAIRPSPRLARRQLLAAAVSLPWLGLGSARAQEGAIRIAQSTALTGPLGDLGSAMHQGAKAAFAGINARGGIHGKTIELVTQDDTYDVPKALANMTQFLADPGTFALFNCMGTPMIDAMLPKVVESGIPFFAPFTGAQLSRTKSARNVFNIRASYADEAEKLVQHLSTIGIQRIGIVYQNNSFGKEVFTAAKQSMDRLKLPEALTVTVENNASDAGTAAAKLAGGNLEAIVIGLAGKPTLEFVKAFRAIKRGVTLYALSVMGTPATVKALGADATGMAISQVVPLPSNAVMPVVRDFQAAWKAAGATAEPSHLALEGYINARVFAEALQRAGRNPTRAAFIDATWNLKKWDLGGFEIHATTPDRNASRFVELTLVGRDGRFLR from the coding sequence ATGCCCGACAACCACCCGCCCGCAGGCCTGGCACGGCCAGCCATCCGCCCTTCGCCACGCCTTGCCCGGCGCCAGCTGCTGGCCGCGGCCGTCAGCCTGCCCTGGCTGGGACTGGGCAGCGCCCGCGCGCAGGAAGGGGCCATCCGGATTGCACAGTCCACCGCCCTCACCGGCCCGCTGGGCGATCTCGGCTCGGCCATGCACCAGGGCGCCAAGGCGGCGTTTGCGGGCATCAATGCACGGGGCGGCATCCACGGCAAGACCATCGAGCTGGTCACCCAGGACGACACCTACGACGTGCCCAAGGCGCTGGCCAACATGACGCAGTTCCTGGCCGATCCGGGCACCTTCGCGCTGTTCAACTGCATGGGCACGCCCATGATCGACGCCATGCTGCCCAAGGTGGTCGAGAGCGGGATCCCGTTCTTCGCGCCGTTCACGGGCGCGCAGCTGAGCCGCACCAAGAGTGCCCGCAACGTGTTCAACATCCGCGCGAGCTACGCCGACGAGGCCGAAAAGCTGGTGCAGCACCTGTCCACCATCGGCATCCAGCGCATCGGCATCGTCTACCAGAACAACTCGTTCGGCAAAGAGGTGTTCACCGCCGCCAAGCAGTCGATGGACCGCCTCAAGCTGCCCGAGGCGCTGACCGTGACGGTGGAGAACAATGCCTCGGACGCGGGCACGGCGGCGGCCAAGCTGGCGGGCGGCAACCTCGAGGCCATCGTGATCGGCCTGGCGGGCAAGCCCACGCTGGAGTTCGTGAAGGCGTTCCGCGCCATCAAGCGCGGCGTGACGCTGTATGCGCTGTCGGTGATGGGGACGCCCGCCACCGTGAAGGCCCTGGGCGCGGACGCCACGGGCATGGCGATCTCGCAGGTCGTGCCGCTGCCCTCCAATGCGGTCATGCCGGTGGTGCGGGACTTTCAGGCGGCCTGGAAGGCGGCGGGCGCCACCGCAGAACCTTCGCACCTGGCGCTGGAGGGCTACATCAACGCCCGCGTGTTCGCCGAGGCACTGCAGCGCGCGGGGCGCAACCCCACGCGCGCCGCCTTCATCGATGCCACCTGGAACCTCAAGAAGTGGGACCTGGGCGGCTTCGAGATCCATGCCACCACCCCGGACCGCAACGCCTCGCGTTTTGTCGAGCTGACGCTGGTCGGGCGCGACGGGCGCTTCCTGCGCTGA